A portion of the Leptospira noumeaensis genome contains these proteins:
- a CDS encoding SDR family NAD(P)-dependent oxidoreductase yields MKVAIITGGSNGIGKATALELGKRGISVILTYNSYKERAEEVVNEIEKNNGVRAVALKLDLTKKETFDTFVEDVKNKLSTIWNRTSFDYLVNNGGIGGPMLFTELTEEYFEQILNTNYKGPIFLSQKLVALMEDGGAIVNTSSSSSTKAFVGYSIYGSLKAALSTWTRYLANELAPRKIRVNAVSPGPTHSNFGDGVFDKYPEYIKPLADQTAFGRIGLPEDIGKVIVNLLSDDFGWVTAQDIEVSGGHLL; encoded by the coding sequence ATGAAAGTAGCAATCATCACTGGTGGTAGCAATGGTATCGGAAAAGCAACGGCTCTGGAGCTCGGCAAACGGGGGATCAGCGTGATCCTCACTTACAATTCGTACAAAGAACGAGCAGAAGAAGTTGTGAATGAAATCGAAAAAAATAACGGAGTTCGTGCGGTAGCTCTGAAGTTGGATCTCACAAAAAAAGAAACCTTCGATACATTTGTCGAAGACGTAAAAAACAAACTCTCTACAATTTGGAATCGCACCAGTTTTGATTACTTAGTGAATAACGGTGGCATTGGTGGCCCGATGTTATTTACAGAATTAACAGAAGAGTATTTTGAACAAATTCTAAATACCAACTACAAAGGCCCCATCTTCTTATCACAAAAACTGGTAGCTCTTATGGAAGATGGAGGTGCAATCGTCAACACTTCGAGTTCCTCAAGTACAAAAGCATTTGTCGGTTATTCGATTTATGGATCCCTCAAAGCAGCGCTTTCTACTTGGACTCGTTATCTTGCCAATGAACTAGCACCTCGCAAAATTCGTGTGAATGCTGTATCCCCAGGCCCAACACATAGTAATTTTGGCGATGGAGTATTTGATAAATACCCTGAATACATCAAACCTTTGGCCGATCAAACTGCCTTTGGTCGTATTGGTTTACCAGAAGACATCGGCAAGGTGATTGTGAATTTACTCTCTGATGACTTTGGATGGGTCACTGCCCAAGACATTGAAGTCTCAGGTGGACATTTACTTTAA
- a CDS encoding putative DNA-binding domain-containing protein, protein MKLEKLQNLYSDSILTNKDIPFQNQIVPCQNLTVEEVIFVYKNAYLYRLKEVLADNFEAVHFALGDQLFEFVLEKFIKISHHNSYDLSNYGETFPIFLMETYPEFPYLKELAEFEIQFMECFHEKEHQHFDFANIQNQSELENSIFFFGKSVKLIQNQFSIYSIWKNRKSINPPDLSNVENPEFLLLYKQNSDMYVLNLEPVEYFFINLLSKGEMVGVTLEKTASHFPLDSETVAALFGKISATGIITKISVSTV, encoded by the coding sequence ATGAAGCTAGAAAAACTTCAGAATCTTTACTCTGACAGTATTTTGACAAACAAGGACATTCCTTTTCAAAACCAAATAGTTCCTTGCCAAAATTTAACCGTAGAAGAAGTAATTTTCGTTTACAAAAACGCATATTTATATCGCTTGAAGGAAGTATTAGCCGACAATTTCGAAGCTGTCCACTTTGCGTTAGGCGATCAATTATTTGAATTCGTTTTAGAAAAATTTATAAAAATATCGCATCACAATTCTTATGACTTATCCAACTACGGAGAAACATTTCCCATTTTTTTAATGGAGACTTATCCCGAATTTCCCTATCTAAAGGAATTAGCTGAGTTTGAAATACAGTTTATGGAGTGTTTTCATGAGAAAGAACATCAACATTTTGATTTCGCTAATATCCAAAATCAATCCGAATTAGAAAATTCAATCTTCTTCTTCGGTAAATCAGTAAAACTCATCCAAAATCAATTTTCTATCTATTCCATTTGGAAAAACAGAAAATCAATTAACCCGCCTGACCTTTCCAATGTGGAAAATCCAGAATTTCTTCTATTATACAAACAAAACTCGGATATGTATGTTCTTAATTTAGAACCCGTTGAATATTTTTTTATCAACTTACTAAGTAAAGGCGAGATGGTCGGAGTAACATTAGAAAAAACTGCCTCTCATTTCCCTTTAGATTCAGAGACTGTCGCTGCACTTTTCGGAAAAATTTCTGCAACGGGAATCATAACAAAGATTTCCGTATCTACGGTTTAA
- a CDS encoding NrsF family protein, with product MKTVELIEILTKENQKVKVLKNPLNRFLIWVSFSFLSLFVILFFTKMVRGQYHIPQFWESNITLAIMIVGCGLVLFKRNIPGNHSRYDYVFHNLIIVSWLAFLVFSVSNSEKGLFTSLSDEWKNHGTGCVEVILLMTLFPVFLLNFYLKKGFSEPAILFRSSVYLLPFALAQMGISFFCPNESSIHILTWHTLTLIPFYSAVFFSVHRFF from the coding sequence ATGAAAACTGTAGAATTAATTGAGATCCTTACGAAAGAAAATCAGAAAGTTAAAGTTTTAAAAAATCCGCTCAATCGGTTTTTGATTTGGGTTTCCTTTTCATTTTTGAGTCTATTTGTAATTTTGTTTTTTACCAAAATGGTTCGAGGACAATATCATATTCCCCAATTTTGGGAATCAAATATTACTTTGGCAATTATGATAGTTGGTTGTGGCCTCGTTTTATTTAAACGAAACATTCCAGGCAACCATTCCCGATATGATTATGTATTTCACAATTTAATTATAGTTAGTTGGTTGGCTTTTTTGGTTTTTTCAGTTTCAAACTCTGAAAAAGGTTTGTTCACTTCTTTGTCAGATGAGTGGAAAAATCACGGGACGGGTTGTGTGGAAGTAATTCTTTTGATGACGCTTTTCCCTGTTTTTCTTTTAAATTTTTACCTAAAGAAAGGTTTTAGCGAACCTGCGATTCTTTTTCGATCATCCGTTTACCTCTTGCCTTTTGCTTTGGCCCAAATGGGAATTTCATTTTTTTGTCCCAATGAAAGTTCCATTCATATTCTCACTTGGCATACTCTAACTTTGATTCCATTTTATAGTGCGGTGTTTTTTTCAGTTCATAGATTTTTTTAA
- a CDS encoding MliC family protein, with translation MKTSYFLKFIPISFFTLAAVICLLSSSCSPAYEEIEVVYQATDGQRITAVYHNPTNDESEFSVTLKFPSGQSVTLNQGAAASGVRYTDDKTLVWWTKGGGAIMMKPDGKNDWEITGTYTEIPMHHNR, from the coding sequence TTGAAAACTTCCTATTTCTTAAAATTTATCCCTATTTCTTTTTTTACTCTAGCGGCCGTTATTTGCCTTCTCTCTTCCTCTTGTTCACCCGCTTACGAAGAAATCGAAGTGGTTTACCAAGCGACAGATGGCCAAAGGATCACGGCTGTTTATCACAATCCTACAAATGATGAAAGCGAATTCTCTGTGACTCTAAAATTTCCTAGTGGGCAATCTGTCACCTTAAATCAAGGAGCGGCTGCCTCGGGAGTTCGTTATACAGATGACAAAACCTTGGTTTGGTGGACCAAGGGTGGTGGAGCAATTATGATGAAACCAGATGGAAAAAATGATTGGGAGATTACTGGCACATATACGGAAATTCCAATGCACCATAATCGTTAA
- a CDS encoding DUF692 domain-containing protein, with protein sequence MENLTSVYGVGLRRDHYPYLLEKPDTDIDWFEVISENYMNTEGRPMSVLETIRKDYPITCHGVGMSLGSAKGIDPNYLKDLKRLIEKVEPFLVSDHLSWNEQNGIRMHELIPIPYNEESFEIISNNIDFVQNELQRQIAVENISAYFNYTSSSLSESEFLSLLTQKTGCLLLLDINNIYVNAKNFQFNPIDFIKNIPKKSIAQIHLAGFTDMGNFLFDTHSEPVHQEVWNLFETSLDYIPENVPIMIEWDEDVPEFQRLEEEINKARNIVKRGNKNEARKTSESLL encoded by the coding sequence TTGGAAAATCTAACTTCCGTATATGGTGTTGGTCTCAGGCGAGACCATTATCCGTATCTGTTGGAAAAACCAGATACGGACATAGATTGGTTTGAAGTCATCAGTGAAAATTATATGAACACTGAAGGACGACCTATGTCCGTATTGGAAACCATTCGTAAGGACTATCCAATCACCTGCCATGGAGTTGGTATGTCTCTCGGAAGTGCAAAGGGAATTGATCCAAATTACTTAAAAGATTTAAAACGCCTGATAGAAAAAGTAGAACCATTTCTTGTTTCTGATCATTTGTCTTGGAATGAACAAAATGGAATCAGAATGCATGAACTAATCCCTATTCCATATAATGAAGAAAGTTTTGAGATTATCTCAAATAATATTGATTTTGTACAAAATGAACTGCAAAGACAAATCGCAGTAGAAAATATATCAGCATACTTCAACTATACTTCTTCCTCATTGAGTGAAAGTGAGTTTCTAAGTTTACTAACACAAAAAACAGGATGTTTACTTCTCCTAGATATAAATAATATTTATGTAAATGCAAAAAACTTTCAATTCAATCCAATTGATTTCATAAAAAATATTCCCAAAAAAAGTATAGCTCAAATCCATTTAGCCGGTTTTACGGATATGGGAAATTTCCTTTTCGATACACATTCAGAACCAGTACATCAGGAAGTCTGGAATTTATTTGAAACATCCTTAGATTACATTCCAGAGAATGTTCCGATTATGATTGAATGGGACGAGGATGTTCCTGAGTTTCAGAGGTTAGAAGAAGAAATCAACAAAGCGCGAAATATTGTTAAAAGAGGAAATAAAAATGAAGCTAGAAAAACTTCAGAATCTTTACTCTGA
- a CDS encoding AraC family transcriptional regulator, with translation MQKLVNEITELCSRATTEPTKTGLPRVLMIQGEVPEHQLAAVYEPLIGLVVQGGKTISIGTQVVHLEGPAYFVIPTEMPATGYVRQANNGSPYLSVALQLDQKVLLDLLKDTPNTVAVKNHTDEFSACPATPEFLEVWLRMLRLMKTPEHIAALAPVYEREILYHVLIGPEGWRLRQLFQSHQKGSSIHQSIQWVRQHFTHSFEIEDLANKACMGITTFHRQFKSITGLSPIQFQKQLRLLEARKLLTYSGYSVTDAALDVGYESTSQFNREYTRFFGASPARDTKRLKDMEVA, from the coding sequence GTGCAAAAGTTAGTGAATGAGATAACTGAACTATGTAGTCGTGCGACCACGGAACCGACAAAAACCGGTCTCCCTCGAGTGTTAATGATCCAAGGGGAAGTTCCAGAACACCAACTAGCTGCTGTTTATGAACCGTTAATTGGTCTTGTTGTCCAAGGTGGTAAAACGATTTCGATTGGGACCCAAGTGGTTCATTTGGAAGGTCCTGCTTATTTTGTCATTCCAACAGAAATGCCAGCAACGGGTTACGTTAGACAAGCAAACAATGGTTCTCCTTATTTATCTGTTGCACTCCAATTGGATCAGAAAGTGTTACTTGATTTATTAAAAGATACACCCAACACAGTTGCTGTTAAAAATCATACGGATGAGTTTTCTGCCTGCCCTGCCACTCCGGAATTTTTAGAAGTTTGGTTACGAATGTTGCGACTTATGAAAACACCTGAACACATTGCGGCCTTAGCACCAGTATATGAAAGAGAAATTTTATATCATGTGTTGATTGGCCCTGAGGGGTGGCGTCTTCGACAATTGTTTCAATCTCATCAAAAAGGATCGAGCATTCACCAATCCATCCAATGGGTGAGGCAACACTTTACTCATTCTTTTGAAATAGAAGATTTGGCGAACAAGGCTTGTATGGGAATCACAACCTTTCATAGACAATTTAAGTCTATCACGGGCTTAAGTCCCATTCAATTTCAAAAACAACTAAGGCTTCTCGAAGCACGTAAACTTTTAACTTACAGCGGTTATTCTGTCACCGATGCAGCGTTAGATGTTGGTTATGAAAGTACATCTCAATTCAACAGAGAATACACTCGGTTTTTTGGCGCCTCTCCTGCGCGTGACACAAAGAGATTAAAGGACATGGAAGTGGCGTAA
- a CDS encoding OmpP1/FadL family transporter, with product MNFYKDKNYTFYSVILILGIFSGNRLEAIDGLTRNAFNARYEGLAGTNTALGGSAIDVALNPANLSLKKGKLLEFGATNSTIYTRYQDRFLDSNPQYVYSNDKKSAINAPAPYIAFKTQVTENLHYGIAFYVSGGAKGGVDKITRNTPTGQTLNDWGGLNLPAGIGDNPQVKESNSNEFAIAKLVNGISYDFGKLSVGISIEGLYGYQRLNQKYYDLTGSIEVPGTGSYYESSKKSFALGGIFGLNYKVTEWLRVAYSYQAHAALPMNGHYTVGINNPAYYRTTGVSYFFNMPEKHSLGFAFGANNLKVGLDFVYTNYGSYLRKVTQKLEDPWLATPIGNVQAGDAQLNFRDQFAALIGLEHKVSESWIYRLGYSYNTLPIKSNGLGGSTGGFFSLHHVVAAGFSYLFDKWSLDFGISYNGPRNKITGAKGTDWDLSHYIRTGPTSFNGLGYSYNAESSFVNVTLGATRSFD from the coding sequence ATGAACTTCTATAAAGATAAAAATTACACCTTTTACTCTGTCATTTTGATTCTAGGAATCTTTAGTGGAAATCGTCTCGAAGCGATTGATGGTCTCACCCGGAATGCTTTTAACGCACGTTACGAAGGTTTGGCAGGAACCAATACAGCGTTAGGTGGTTCGGCGATTGATGTTGCTTTGAATCCGGCAAATCTTTCCTTGAAAAAAGGAAAACTTTTAGAATTTGGAGCCACGAACTCAACCATTTACACGAGATACCAAGATCGTTTTTTGGATTCGAATCCACAGTATGTCTATTCAAACGATAAAAAATCAGCAATCAATGCACCAGCTCCTTACATTGCTTTTAAAACTCAAGTAACAGAAAACTTACATTATGGGATTGCATTTTATGTTTCAGGAGGAGCCAAAGGAGGAGTCGACAAAATTACTCGAAACACTCCCACCGGACAAACGTTAAATGATTGGGGTGGTTTAAATCTTCCTGCAGGCATTGGAGACAATCCTCAAGTCAAAGAGTCCAATTCCAACGAATTTGCAATCGCAAAATTAGTCAATGGGATCTCTTATGATTTTGGAAAATTATCTGTTGGTATCAGTATTGAAGGGCTGTACGGATACCAACGGTTGAATCAAAAATATTATGATTTAACTGGATCCATAGAAGTTCCAGGGACTGGATCTTATTATGAAAGTAGTAAGAAGTCATTTGCCTTAGGTGGTATTTTTGGATTAAATTATAAAGTCACTGAGTGGTTACGTGTTGCATATTCTTACCAAGCACATGCCGCATTGCCAATGAATGGTCATTACACTGTTGGTATCAATAACCCTGCCTATTATCGCACTACTGGTGTCTCTTATTTTTTCAATATGCCTGAAAAACATTCCTTGGGTTTCGCCTTCGGTGCAAACAATCTTAAAGTTGGTTTGGATTTTGTTTATACAAATTATGGCTCTTACTTAAGAAAAGTCACTCAGAAGTTAGAAGATCCTTGGCTTGCTACACCCATTGGCAATGTCCAAGCCGGTGATGCCCAATTAAATTTTAGAGATCAATTTGCTGCCCTCATTGGACTAGAGCATAAAGTAAGTGAAAGTTGGATCTATCGGTTGGGATATAGTTATAATACTCTTCCCATTAAAAGTAACGGTTTGGGTGGATCGACAGGAGGATTCTTTTCGTTACATCATGTAGTGGCTGCAGGATTCAGTTATCTTTTTGATAAATGGAGTCTTGATTTTGGGATCAGTTATAATGGACCAAGAAATAAAATCACTGGTGCTAAAGGAACCGATTGGGATTTATCGCACTACATTCGTACTGGCCCTACATCGTTTAATGGGTTAGGGTATAGTTATAATGCGGAATCTTCCTTTGTGAACGTCACCTTAGGTGCAACAAGATCTTTTGATTGA
- a CDS encoding sigma-70 family RNA polymerase sigma factor, with amino-acid sequence MKLSKNRVSSEELSDLMRSSQEGDSTSYKKLLEEICIILRGILSAKIFDPEDREDVLQEILIAVHLSKHTFLPGKSFLPWLSSIAKYKIIDYIRKKGRKNKREIIQSNEYLPEIQYFPSQDDSKEYLEEILTKLSEKQRLIFRLLKLEKMSIAETAKIMSMSQSAVKTAAHRIYKIIRIRSGDKL; translated from the coding sequence TTGAAACTTTCCAAGAATAGGGTCTCATCGGAAGAGTTATCCGATTTGATGCGTTCTTCCCAAGAGGGAGATTCCACATCTTATAAGAAATTATTGGAAGAAATATGCATCATTCTAAGAGGAATTCTATCAGCAAAAATTTTTGACCCAGAAGATAGAGAAGATGTTCTTCAAGAAATCTTAATTGCCGTTCATCTTTCTAAACATACTTTTTTACCTGGTAAATCTTTTTTGCCTTGGTTGTCTTCGATTGCAAAATATAAGATAATCGACTACATTCGAAAAAAAGGACGAAAAAATAAAAGAGAGATCATCCAATCTAATGAGTATTTACCAGAGATTCAATATTTTCCTTCGCAAGATGATTCAAAGGAATATCTTGAAGAAATTTTGACCAAATTGAGTGAAAAACAAAGATTGATTTTTCGTCTTTTAAAGTTAGAGAAAATGTCTATTGCTGAAACTGCAAAAATTATGTCCATGTCTCAGTCAGCAGTGAAGACGGCAGCACATAGAATTTATAAAATCATTCGTATTCGTTCAGGAGATAAATTATGA
- a CDS encoding fibronectin type III domain-containing protein, whose product MWKILKLFLILFLGIDCSLLNEQNNDSSIKEASLLLSAGLSENVSGESAGGGTATAEGTHIVSKDGKFSIDIPKDALSETVEFSITKYSAPTNALPGNYIPTADIYQITPSYRFQKEVTIEIVSNPSAIQAYNLEKSKSIAFSISSTNPEEGVNRFPSWSAHPTRIDGDKLVFTTKTFSIFGIGTPPPGNHAPVIYGAYYYFKAGCSYLPYQLRTEVVDPDGDAISVFLITGPANGGANSIQMTREGSTNWYNANIPYEAMSQTGIKMQVIAVDIHGLNSTVPNSNVFTYPADSGDTVYINNYKRDADNDGILCAWERDNGRSDTNPGDVAGVADTDGDGIPNSSDHTPNGESNPAIDHLAIYPSLTTMDVTEKVSFGVSASFGGSFRYVNASYNTTGNALNGSPVGSLSGGVFTANHPGLAGVVATVGAMNTTATVRVNDSVGPNNITDLIAISLSSTQIRLQWTAPGDDGIYGKASSYQIYRSTTLINNNASCNGSLVFHGLTPKNAGLPEKLDINGLTPNTTYYFCIRAFDDSGNLNTWNGTVSAATQPVPDIVPPANLFFTNLSATTISHHQIRLNWLAVGDDGNTGSASAYEIRRSTSPINNDAQCDSAVNVINSISAVPAGTPLSFVVGGLSDSTIHYFCIRAYDEVNNRNNWNGILSAATARANGAPIVSMGVGLNPIVDTGTSGFIDARPSTDPDASICLANAANYQYIWTLINKPIGSAKTTADITDANTKLAQFIPDVPGIYTFQFTFVDDPGSCLDTAKFTTGTISFTARSPIHGHGLVPLNLSGQVSTFAGGAPGYVDGIGNVARFGGTLSLATNGKDLFIGDTTSVRVANIFTRAVTTVAGAYGIISYDPPVDGPGSSARFQFITSIFSDSNYIYLTDGHRIRKMNIGTWEVSTLAGSGVLKFSFDPNDTGGGYVNGIGTAAKFNNPSGIAKIGGYLYVADNGNAVVRKIALATGEVTTLAGSGSKTFADGIGSSASFANVTRIVSDGTYLYVTDSNTIRKIDPVTTQVTTIAGAYLQSGHVDGVGTAARLKAPTGLTTDGRFLYFMDFGTTLRILLLATNEIATPLQVSTMAGNQNNFSIVDGTGSNARFGGGYSLTNDGKSLFIGDFLSDQNYSIRKVD is encoded by the coding sequence ATGTGGAAAATACTAAAACTATTTTTGATTCTTTTCCTGGGGATCGACTGTTCTTTATTAAACGAACAAAATAACGATTCCTCTATCAAAGAGGCTTCTCTTCTTCTCAGCGCAGGACTGAGTGAAAATGTATCGGGTGAAAGCGCAGGCGGTGGAACCGCTACTGCGGAAGGAACCCATATCGTGTCGAAAGATGGAAAATTCTCCATAGATATTCCGAAAGATGCGTTAAGCGAGACTGTCGAGTTTAGTATTACAAAATATTCGGCACCAACAAATGCGCTTCCAGGAAATTATATCCCTACAGCTGATATCTATCAAATCACCCCTTCCTATCGTTTCCAAAAAGAAGTTACCATTGAAATCGTCTCCAATCCGAGCGCCATCCAGGCATATAACTTAGAGAAATCGAAATCAATTGCATTTTCAATAAGTTCCACTAACCCAGAAGAAGGTGTCAATCGATTCCCTTCCTGGAGCGCGCATCCTACTAGAATTGATGGGGATAAGTTAGTGTTTACAACAAAGACGTTCTCCATCTTTGGAATAGGAACTCCCCCTCCAGGAAATCATGCTCCAGTCATTTACGGAGCATATTACTATTTCAAAGCAGGATGTAGCTATTTACCATATCAATTGAGAACGGAAGTGGTCGATCCCGATGGAGATGCCATTTCCGTTTTTTTAATCACAGGGCCAGCTAACGGAGGAGCAAACTCCATCCAAATGACTAGAGAAGGCTCTACTAACTGGTACAATGCAAACATTCCTTACGAAGCGATGTCCCAAACAGGTATCAAAATGCAAGTGATTGCTGTAGATATCCATGGACTCAATTCCACTGTTCCGAATTCCAACGTATTCACTTACCCTGCTGATTCGGGAGATACTGTTTATATCAACAATTATAAAAGAGATGCAGACAATGATGGAATTTTATGTGCCTGGGAAAGAGACAATGGAAGAAGTGATACAAATCCTGGTGATGTGGCTGGAGTCGCAGACACTGACGGAGATGGGATCCCCAACTCTAGTGATCACACTCCAAATGGAGAATCTAATCCAGCAATAGACCACTTAGCAATTTATCCTAGTTTGACGACAATGGATGTAACAGAAAAAGTGAGCTTCGGTGTGTCTGCCAGCTTCGGTGGTTCTTTCCGATACGTAAATGCAAGTTATAATACAACCGGGAATGCTTTGAACGGATCGCCTGTAGGAAGCCTGTCAGGTGGTGTGTTTACAGCAAATCACCCGGGGCTTGCAGGAGTTGTAGCCACTGTAGGAGCAATGAATACGACCGCAACGGTCAGAGTGAACGACTCAGTAGGTCCGAATAACATCACTGATTTGATCGCAATTTCCCTTTCCAGTACACAAATTCGATTGCAATGGACCGCTCCAGGAGATGATGGAATTTATGGAAAAGCCTCAAGCTATCAAATCTATCGTTCCACCACACTCATCAATAATAATGCAAGTTGTAATGGCTCCCTCGTATTCCATGGATTGACTCCAAAAAATGCGGGGCTTCCAGAAAAACTCGATATCAACGGATTAACACCTAACACTACATATTATTTCTGTATCCGCGCTTTTGATGACTCAGGAAATTTGAACACTTGGAACGGCACGGTTTCAGCGGCAACTCAGCCAGTCCCAGACATAGTGCCTCCTGCGAACTTGTTTTTTACGAACCTGTCTGCCACTACGATCTCGCACCATCAAATCAGATTGAATTGGCTAGCTGTAGGTGACGATGGAAATACAGGAAGTGCTTCCGCTTACGAAATCAGAAGAAGCACTTCTCCCATCAACAACGATGCACAATGCGATAGTGCAGTGAATGTAATCAACTCGATATCCGCTGTGCCAGCAGGAACTCCTCTCTCCTTTGTTGTAGGAGGACTCTCCGACAGTACGATCCATTATTTCTGCATTAGAGCCTATGATGAAGTGAACAATAGAAATAATTGGAACGGAATTTTGAGTGCAGCCACAGCTAGGGCCAATGGGGCGCCTATCGTTTCCATGGGAGTGGGTTTAAATCCTATAGTTGATACAGGAACAAGTGGATTCATAGATGCGAGACCATCTACCGATCCTGACGCAAGTATCTGTCTAGCGAATGCTGCCAACTACCAATACATTTGGACTCTTATCAACAAGCCAATTGGTTCTGCAAAAACGACTGCGGACATAACGGACGCCAATACTAAGCTTGCACAATTTATTCCAGATGTACCAGGAATCTACACTTTTCAATTCACCTTTGTCGATGATCCTGGAAGTTGTTTGGATACTGCTAAATTCACAACAGGAACAATCTCCTTTACTGCAAGAAGTCCTATTCACGGGCATGGTTTAGTTCCTTTAAATTTGTCAGGACAAGTTTCCACTTTTGCTGGAGGAGCACCTGGTTATGTGGATGGAATAGGAAACGTCGCAAGGTTTGGAGGAACCCTGAGTCTTGCTACCAATGGAAAAGATCTATTCATAGGAGATACTACTTCAGTGCGAGTTGCAAATATCTTCACACGTGCGGTAACGACTGTTGCAGGAGCCTATGGAATCATTTCTTATGATCCCCCTGTCGATGGACCAGGATCTTCAGCTAGGTTTCAATTCATCACATCGATTTTCTCTGACAGTAACTATATATACCTAACTGATGGTCATAGGATTCGAAAAATGAACATAGGAACCTGGGAAGTTAGTACACTTGCAGGTTCTGGTGTATTAAAATTTAGCTTCGATCCAAATGATACTGGGGGAGGTTATGTAAATGGAATTGGAACTGCCGCTAAATTCAACAATCCTAGCGGAATTGCAAAAATAGGCGGCTATCTTTATGTTGCAGATAATGGGAATGCAGTTGTTAGAAAAATTGCATTGGCAACAGGGGAAGTTACTACACTTGCAGGTTCAGGAAGTAAAACTTTTGCTGATGGAATCGGTTCCAGCGCCAGCTTTGCAAACGTTACGAGGATTGTTAGTGACGGGACTTACTTGTATGTCACGGACTCAAATACAATCAGAAAAATCGATCCTGTTACAACACAAGTGACTACGATCGCAGGAGCATACCTACAATCTGGTCATGTCGACGGAGTGGGAACTGCTGCCAGACTAAAGGCTCCAACCGGGTTAACTACAGATGGCCGGTTCCTCTATTTTATGGATTTTGGAACCACTCTTCGTATTTTGTTATTAGCTACAAACGAAATAGCCACCCCTCTCCAAGTGTCTACCATGGCAGGAAATCAGAATAATTTTTCCATTGTAGATGGAACTGGATCTAACGCGAGGTTCGGCGGAGGTTACAGCTTAACTAATGATGGTAAATCTCTCTTTATTGGAGATTTTCTTTCTGATCAAAACTATTCTATCCGAAAAGTAGACTAA